One genomic window of Bradyrhizobium sp. CCGE-LA001 includes the following:
- a CDS encoding sulfite exporter TauE/SafE family protein, whose product MTIVSGFADISIFQLLLVAMMALFASIIGGLAGYGTGALMPLVLVPLVGAEPVVPIIAISAMLTNSSRALAYIRYADRRRALIVLACAALTTALGAYGYTRLTNAGAALVIGAMLILSVPLRRVLRRRQVRIGDGGLAAGSVGYGVLVGGTSGSGVILLSLLMAAGLEGAAVIATDAMISLGTGLIKISVFGLAGAVTAQVLAFALLIGAVAVPGAFLAKAFVERMPVHIHTAILDAAVIIGGLVMISAAARQVMA is encoded by the coding sequence GTGACCATCGTCTCAGGCTTCGCCGACATCTCGATTTTCCAGCTCCTGCTGGTCGCAATGATGGCGTTGTTTGCTTCGATCATCGGTGGTCTCGCCGGCTACGGCACCGGCGCCCTCATGCCTTTGGTGCTGGTGCCGCTGGTCGGCGCCGAACCGGTCGTGCCGATCATCGCGATCTCCGCGATGCTCACCAATTCCAGCCGTGCACTCGCTTACATCCGTTATGCCGATCGCCGCCGCGCGCTGATCGTGCTCGCCTGCGCGGCGCTGACGACGGCGCTCGGTGCTTACGGCTACACGCGTCTCACCAATGCGGGCGCCGCACTCGTGATCGGCGCCATGTTGATCCTGAGCGTGCCGCTGCGCCGCGTGCTCCGCCGCCGACAGGTGAGGATCGGCGATGGCGGCCTTGCCGCCGGCTCGGTCGGTTACGGCGTGCTGGTCGGCGGCACCTCAGGCTCCGGCGTGATCCTGCTCTCGCTCCTGATGGCCGCAGGCCTCGAAGGCGCCGCCGTGATCGCGACCGACGCGATGATCTCGCTCGGCACCGGCCTCATCAAGATCTCCGTGTTCGGTCTCGCCGGCGCGGTGACCGCGCAGGTGCTCGCCTTCGCGCTGCTGATCGGCGCCGTCGCCGTCCCCGGCGCGTTCCTGGCAAAGGCCTTCGTCGAACGGATGCCGGTGCACATCCACACCGCCATCCTCGACGCTGCCGTGATCATCGGCGGGCTGGTGATGATCTCGGCGGCGGCGAGGCAGGTGATGGCGTAG